Proteins encoded within one genomic window of Candidatus Poribacteria bacterium:
- a CDS encoding glycosyltransferase family 4 protein: MLNFPKSLHQLHIFEEEGKLYAADLDKAQLVEISAVVAHILKLAETQPTEAITDALKTIYDTAEIAQAFEALTEHDRQGLLFNRGENPTTPFSREDNSPHLLLVLPGFNADTLSDIENTSAGTNIALAYAIQALKECAILYFAGTQNRRLSENLYEIDLNLHDILRAPEKVAEQYSGILTLHWELNEESVLSLFRCPELPPILMQIHAVRGHGGTGIRSVLLHYAALRDCDAFTTPSDSVGDFYSRFVWDKSVFNTVPNGVDLNLFCPMDKQQAKHELAEIVGDERIKTMPTVGYLSRLQAEKGASIYLKLAELNPHILFLQAGWNQGRYAHRTMPDNLVYVGFHPRKKLPLIYNAFDVYCFPSVSGEETFGLTVLEAMACGVPPVISDFDGVPSVVGDAGLIVPAVHFEQDIATITSYASPLDFSQEINLLLNDNSLRDAYAKKALSRAQTFTWEKNAQRILSLFEELNRKKKLVSQNRLLPFFSPYWNAYRKQIEQKSVLLNLNTQYEKPVNPLNVFNQQVEDGLVLTLLKTHTIREVEAVLTELMEDENAAKTILARCQGFIQATA; this comes from the coding sequence GTGCTTAATTTTCCGAAATCTCTACATCAACTCCATATCTTTGAAGAAGAGGGTAAACTTTACGCCGCTGATCTTGATAAGGCACAGCTTGTCGAAATCTCTGCTGTCGTTGCTCATATCCTGAAACTCGCGGAGACACAGCCTACAGAGGCGATCACAGATGCCCTGAAAACTATCTATGATACGGCTGAGATTGCACAAGCATTCGAGGCATTAACTGAACATGATCGACAAGGTTTGCTGTTTAATCGTGGAGAAAATCCTACAACCCCCTTTTCCAGAGAAGACAACTCACCACATCTATTATTGGTCCTGCCAGGATTCAACGCTGACACCCTTTCAGACATAGAAAATACCAGTGCCGGAACTAACATCGCGCTCGCGTATGCTATTCAGGCACTGAAGGAGTGTGCTATTCTCTACTTTGCTGGCACACAAAACAGAAGACTCAGTGAGAATCTCTACGAAATTGATTTGAATCTGCACGACATATTGCGCGCCCCTGAAAAGGTGGCAGAGCAATACAGCGGTATTCTTACACTTCATTGGGAACTGAATGAGGAATCGGTTCTCTCTCTCTTCCGATGTCCTGAGCTTCCGCCAATCCTGATGCAAATCCATGCTGTGCGTGGGCATGGCGGCACGGGTATTCGTTCTGTACTCCTTCATTATGCAGCGTTGCGAGATTGCGATGCCTTTACTACTCCTTCGGATTCTGTTGGGGACTTCTATTCTCGCTTCGTCTGGGATAAAAGTGTTTTCAACACCGTACCAAACGGTGTGGATCTAAACTTATTCTGCCCAATGGATAAACAACAAGCGAAGCATGAACTTGCAGAAATCGTCGGAGATGAGCGGATTAAAACGATGCCCACAGTGGGTTATCTCTCCCGCCTTCAAGCTGAAAAGGGAGCCTCTATCTATCTAAAGTTGGCGGAACTCAATCCACACATACTCTTTTTGCAGGCGGGTTGGAATCAAGGCAGATATGCACACAGAACAATGCCAGACAATCTCGTCTATGTTGGATTCCATCCGCGTAAGAAACTACCACTAATTTACAATGCTTTTGATGTTTATTGCTTCCCATCTGTGTCTGGTGAAGAGACTTTTGGATTGACAGTCCTTGAGGCGATGGCATGTGGGGTGCCTCCCGTTATCTCCGATTTCGATGGTGTTCCTTCTGTTGTCGGAGACGCTGGTTTAATCGTTCCAGCCGTGCATTTTGAACAAGACATTGCTACCATCACTAGTTACGCCTCGCCGTTAGACTTCTCCCAAGAGATAAATCTATTGCTAAATGATAATTCACTACGGGATGCCTATGCGAAAAAGGCGTTGTCTCGTGCGCAAACGTTCACTTGGGAAAAGAATGCGCAGCGGATCCTCTCACTATTTGAGGAACTGAATCGAAAAAAGAAACTCGTCTCTCAAAATCGCCTTCTCCCATTTTTCTCCCCCTATTGGAATGCCTATCGGAAACAAATTGAGCAAAAGTCTGTCCTTTTGAATCTGAACACGCAATACGAGAAACCGGTGAATCCACTCAACGTCTTCAACCAACAGGTTGAAGATGGGTTGGTCCTCACTCTCCTCAAAACGCATACTATCAGGGAAGTGGAAGCGGTTCTCACGGAACTTATGGAAGATGAGAATGCCGCCAAAACTATACTGGCAAGGTGTCAGGGTTTCATTCAAGCTACAGCATGA
- a CDS encoding thermonuclease family protein, with translation MNEYSTHVTSVIDGDTFTASTQIIRLANINAPESGTPQGRSATVYLKLLIGKKRVRIKPVAIDLYGRAVSHVWRYPDGLYVNRRMVDSGHAAWV, from the coding sequence ATGAATGAATATTCAACCCATGTTACGTCTGTGATTGATGGTGATACTTTTACAGCTTCAACTCAAATAATTCGCTTGGCAAATATAAATGCTCCCGAAAGCGGCACACCACAAGGACGAAGCGCAACTGTCTATCTGAAGCTCCTCATAGGAAAGAAACGCGTCAGGATCAAACCCGTAGCTATTGATCTTTACGGTCGCGCAGTCTCCCATGTGTGGCGGTATCCAGATGGCTTGTACGTTAATCGAAGGATGGTTGATAGTGGACATGCTGCTTGGGTGTAA